Proteins encoded within one genomic window of Flavobacterium sp. NG2:
- a CDS encoding site-specific integrase, with translation MNTTVSILFYIKRSKTNNEGVCPIYTRVTIQAKRFEFSTSKYIKPDRWSGEGSKVKGTNEEARTINSHLDYLKNQVLEAEKRLFKKDIQITSENLKNELFGAGETKRMLIPIFQDHNNKIKELVGKEYAPGTLERYNTSLKHTKEFLQWKYQISDIDITKIDHAFITDYEFWLRSVRNCANNTAVKYIKNFNKIIKLCLANDWLEKNPFANYKSKVKEVERVYLSEDEIQSIINKDFKTERLSLVRDIFLFSCFTGLAYIDVKNLTKSHISLGIDGEKWIFTHRQKTESASKIPILPVTQMIIDKYENHPQNNNQEKLLPILSNQKMNAYLKEIAAICEIEKELTFHIARHTFATTVTLTNGVPIESVSKMLGHKNLRTTQHYAKVLDRKVSEDMKILKEKHSSLVNLKIAK, from the coding sequence ATGAACACAACTGTCTCAATTCTCTTTTACATAAAGAGATCAAAAACCAACAATGAAGGCGTATGCCCTATTTACACAAGAGTAACAATTCAAGCCAAAAGATTTGAGTTTAGTACAAGCAAGTATATAAAACCTGATAGATGGTCAGGAGAAGGCTCTAAAGTCAAGGGTACAAATGAAGAAGCAAGAACAATAAATAGCCATCTCGACTATTTGAAAAATCAAGTATTAGAAGCCGAAAAACGACTATTCAAAAAAGACATTCAAATTACGTCTGAAAATTTGAAGAATGAATTGTTTGGAGCAGGTGAAACCAAGCGAATGCTAATCCCCATCTTCCAAGACCATAACAACAAGATTAAAGAATTGGTTGGCAAAGAATACGCCCCAGGAACTTTAGAACGTTACAACACTTCTTTGAAACATACCAAAGAGTTCTTGCAATGGAAATACCAAATCTCAGATATAGACATTACAAAGATTGATCATGCTTTTATAACCGATTATGAATTCTGGCTAAGAAGCGTTCGGAACTGTGCTAACAATACCGCAGTAAAATACATCAAGAACTTCAATAAAATAATCAAACTTTGTCTGGCCAATGACTGGCTAGAGAAAAATCCATTTGCCAATTATAAGTCTAAAGTAAAAGAAGTCGAGCGTGTTTATTTATCTGAAGATGAAATTCAAAGTATCATTAATAAAGATTTCAAAACAGAAAGATTGTCATTAGTACGCGATATCTTCCTTTTCAGCTGCTTTACTGGTTTGGCATACATCGATGTCAAAAACTTAACTAAGTCACATATAAGTTTAGGCATTGATGGTGAGAAATGGATATTTACACATAGACAAAAAACGGAAAGTGCTTCTAAAATCCCAATCCTTCCGGTAACACAAATGATAATTGATAAATACGAAAACCATCCACAAAACAATAATCAAGAGAAACTACTTCCCATTTTGAGTAATCAGAAAATGAATGCCTATTTAAAAGAAATAGCAGCTATTTGTGAGATAGAAAAAGAGTTAACCTTCCACATTGCCCGACATACTTTTGCTACGACTGTAACCCTTACAAACGGAGTCCCAATAGAAAGTGTAAGCAAAATGCTTGGTCATAAAAATTTGAGAACCACGCAGCATTATGCGAAAGTTTTGGATAGGAAAGTTAGTGAGGATATGAAAATACTAAAAGAAAAACACTCATCATTAGTAAATTTAAAAATAGCTAAATAA